The proteins below come from a single Miscanthus floridulus cultivar M001 chromosome 1, ASM1932011v1, whole genome shotgun sequence genomic window:
- the LOC136460844 gene encoding secreted RxLR effector protein 161-like: MSDLGVLSYYIGIEVRQWKEALTLSQSMYASKLLERSGMAKCKSCVTPMEERLKLTKARTTVKVDATLYRSIIGGLCYLVHTRPDIAFAMGHVSRFMEDPREDHWATVKRLLHYIKGTVDQEIVFPKTSGSRLQLTVFSDADIAGDIDGRRSTSGMLIFLKWAPISWMSLKQKVVALSTCEADYKWSRQSPLSGNRLLVNFEAYNAIQPA, from the exons atgagcgatctcggcgtgctctcctactacatcggcatcgaggtgagacaatggaaggaggcgctcacgctcAGTCAGAGCATgtacgcctcgaagctgttggagcggagcggcatggctaagtgcaagtcatgcgtgactccgatggaggagcggctgaagctaacAAAGGCCAGAACCAcggtgaaggtagatgcaacactctaccggagcatcattggtggtctgtgctacctagtccacacgaggccagacattgcgttcgccatgggccacgtcagtcgcttcatggaggatcccagagaggatcactgggctacagTAAAGCGGCTACTGCACtacatcaaggggacggtggatcaggagATCGTCTTTCCCAAGACCAGTGGAAGTAGGCTacaactcactgtgttcagcgatgcagacatagcgggggacatcgatggacggcggagcacctctggcatgctcATCTTCCTCAAGTGGGCTCCAATATCATggatgtcgctgaaacagaaggtggtggcgctctccacgtgtgaggcaga TTACAAATGGTCACGACAATCACCACTGTCCGGAAACCGTCTCCTCGTGAACTTCGAGGCGTACAATGCCATCCAGCCAGCCTGA
- the LOC136460853 gene encoding LOB domain-containing protein 30-like: MSSSVHLGASAGGSGGSSGVPSGGVGGGGGGPPCGACKFLRRKCVTGCIFAPYFDSEQGAAHFAAVHKVFGAANVSKLLLQIPPHKRLDAVVTVCYEAQARIRDPVYGCVSHVFALQQQVVNLQTELTYLQGHLSTMELPTPPPFAQQNQMPMTAAFCVSNQPSASNNIIPATVDVSTFFEPQTQQSQWVSQQQQVQQHQLNQQQYVTVGEGPGTGVSGSGATGGGDLLLLAREILDRHGTAAVGSQSQPEPPCTQ, encoded by the exons ATGAGCTCTTCGGTCCACCTTGGGGCGAGCGCAGGCGGCAGTGGCGGTTCATCAGGCGTGCCGAGTGGGGGcgttggaggtggcggcggtgggccGCCGTGCGGTGCGTGCAAGTTCCTGCGGCGCAAGTGCGTGACCGGGTGCATCTTCGCCCCCTACTTCGACTCGGAGCAGGGCGCGGCACACTTCGCGGCGGTACACAAGGTGTTCGGCGCCGCTAACGTGTCCAAGCTGCTGCTCCAGATCCCGCCTCACAAGCGCCTGGACGCCGTGGTCACCGTGTGCTATGAGGCTCAGGCGCGCATCCGCGACCCTGTCTACGGCTGCGTCTCCCATGTCTTCGCCCTACAGCAACAG GTGGTGAACCTCCAGACCGAGCTCACGTACCTGCAAGGCCACCTGAGCACAATGGAGCTCCCAACGCCACCACCTTTTGCTCAACAGAACCAGATGCCAATGACTGCCGCATTCTGTGTTTCGAACCAGCCGTCCGCGTCCAACAATATCATCCCGGCCACCGTCGACGTGTCAACATTCTTTGAGCCACAGACGCAGCAGTCCCAGTGGGTCTCCCAGCAGCAACAGGTGCAGCAACACCAGCTTAACCAACAGCAGTATGTCACGGTTGGGGAGGGCCCTGGCACTGGCGTCAGTGGAAGCGGCGCTACAGGAGGTGGAGACCTGCTATTGCTAGCAAGGGAGATTCTGGACCGCCATGGCACAGCAGCAGTTGGCTCGCAGTCGCAGCCAGAGCCGCCGTGCACACAGTGA